Proteins found in one Triticum aestivum cultivar Chinese Spring chromosome 4D, IWGSC CS RefSeq v2.1, whole genome shotgun sequence genomic segment:
- the LOC123099885 gene encoding ribosomal protein S7, mitochondrial-like, which yields MRDFDGDQKELIKKLVNFRMIDGKRTRVRSIVYKTFHHLARTECDVIKLMVDAVDNIKPICEVVKVGVTGTIYDAPGIVARDRQQTLAICWFLGAASKRRISYKISLEKCSFAEILDAYRKRGISRKRRENLHGLASTNRSFAHFRWW from the coding sequence ATGAGGGACTTTGATGGTGATCAAAAAGAATTGATCAAGAAATTGGTAAACTTTCGCATGATCGATGGTAAAAGAACGAGAGTTCGTTCTATTGTTTATAAAACATTTCACCACCTAGCTCGAACTGAATGCGATGTAATAAAACTTATGGTTGACGCTGTAGATAATATAAAGCCAATATGCGAAGTGGTGAAAGTAGGAGTCACAGGTACTATTTATGATGCTCCTGGGATTGTAGCCAGGGATCGTCAACAAACCTTAGCTATTTGTTGGTTCCTTGGAGCAGCTTCGAAACGACGTATAAGCTACAAGATAAGCTTAGAGAAATGTTCATTTGCTGAGATACTGGATGCTTACCGAAAGAGGGGAATTTCACGTAAGAGAAGGGAGAATCTTCATGGACTGGCTTCCACCAATCGGAGTTTCGCGCACTTCAGATGGTGGTAA